In Streptomyces ambofaciens ATCC 23877, a single genomic region encodes these proteins:
- a CDS encoding lysylphosphatidylglycerol synthase domain-containing protein, with product MKQQGVHPEDAEGTSDSSSRPDTGDRSDGKSGRRAAAGSAATAADPDDVAHIDEVEGDEPLLPARVHRPSDLMRLLVGVLAVAVLLAVAAFAHGTTSGLEQDINKGTGQAPDLLIKIAGLASSIAILLVPVAFAIERLIKRDGLRIADGVLAAVLAHGVTLATDLWVAKAAPGSIQEALTQPSPGDVHALTDPVHGYLAPVIAYMTAVGMSRRPRWRAVLWIVLLLDAFSMLVTGYTTPFSIILTVLIGWTVAYGTLYAVGSPNVRPTGRTLMAGLRHVGFRPVTAAREEAPSDTAETGDRGRRYFVTLEDGRPLDVTVVDREQQAQGFFYRAWRNLTLRGFATRSSLPSLRQALEQEALLAYAAIAAGAHAPKLIATSELGPDAVMLVYEHTGGRSLDSLADEEITDDLLRGTWEQVRALQSRRIAHRRLVGDAILVDRSGTVILTDLRIGEIAAGDLLLRMDVSQLLVTLGLRVGAERAVASAVAVLGPDAVADCLPMLQPIALSRSTRATLRRLARERAQREREAVLESSRQAKLARAEAAGSEGTTHTPVRLDKAGETSETEQAEKAEKAARTERADKAEKSDKKAARAEQRAEKRAVDEALEEAREEDLLTLIRHAVLRIRPQAPVEPARLERVRPRTLISFIAGAIGAYFLLTQLTHIEFGPLISNAEWGWVAAAVLFSAASYLAAAMALLGFVPERVPFMRTVAAQVAGSFVKIVAPAAVGGVALNTRFLQRAGVRPGLAVASVGASQLFGLGCHILMLLAFGYLTGTEKTPSLSPSRTVIAGLLTVAVLVLVVTSVPFLRKFVVTRVRSLFAGVVPRMLDVLQRPQKLITGIGGMLLLTACFVMCLDASIRAFGDESTSISLASVAVVFLAGNALGSAAPTPGGVGAVEATLTVGLIAVGLPKEVAAPAVLLYRLLTLWLPVLPGWLVFNHLTRKEAL from the coding sequence ATGAAGCAGCAGGGTGTGCACCCCGAGGACGCCGAGGGCACCTCTGACTCTTCGTCGCGCCCGGACACCGGGGACCGAAGCGACGGGAAGTCGGGCCGGAGAGCCGCCGCGGGCAGCGCGGCGACGGCCGCCGACCCCGACGACGTGGCCCACATCGACGAGGTGGAGGGCGACGAACCGCTGCTCCCCGCGCGCGTGCACCGTCCGTCCGACCTGATGCGCCTCCTGGTGGGCGTGCTCGCCGTCGCCGTGCTGCTGGCCGTCGCCGCCTTCGCGCACGGCACCACCTCGGGCCTCGAACAGGACATCAACAAGGGCACGGGGCAGGCACCCGATCTGCTGATCAAGATCGCCGGACTGGCCTCCAGCATCGCGATCCTCCTGGTGCCGGTCGCCTTCGCGATCGAGCGGCTGATCAAACGGGACGGGCTGCGGATCGCCGACGGCGTCCTCGCGGCGGTCCTCGCGCACGGGGTGACTCTCGCCACCGACCTCTGGGTCGCCAAGGCCGCCCCCGGTTCCATCCAGGAGGCGCTCACCCAGCCGTCGCCCGGCGACGTCCACGCGCTGACCGACCCGGTGCACGGCTATCTGGCCCCGGTCATCGCGTACATGACGGCCGTCGGCATGTCCCGCAGACCGCGCTGGCGCGCGGTGCTGTGGATCGTGCTGCTCCTGGACGCCTTCTCGATGCTCGTCACCGGCTACACGACGCCGTTCTCGATCATTCTGACGGTCCTCATCGGCTGGACCGTGGCCTACGGAACGCTGTACGCCGTCGGCTCCCCCAACGTCCGCCCCACCGGACGGACGCTGATGGCGGGCCTGCGGCACGTCGGCTTCCGCCCGGTGACCGCCGCGCGCGAGGAGGCGCCGTCGGACACCGCGGAGACCGGAGACCGCGGCCGCCGCTACTTCGTCACCCTGGAGGACGGCCGGCCACTGGACGTCACGGTGGTGGACCGGGAGCAGCAGGCGCAGGGGTTCTTCTACCGCGCGTGGCGGAACCTCACGCTCCGCGGCTTCGCCACCCGCAGCAGCCTCCCGTCACTGCGCCAGGCACTGGAGCAGGAGGCACTGCTCGCCTACGCGGCCATCGCGGCCGGCGCCCACGCACCCAAGCTGATCGCGACGTCCGAGCTGGGACCCGACGCCGTGATGCTCGTCTACGAGCACACCGGCGGGCGCAGCCTCGACTCGCTGGCGGACGAGGAGATCACCGACGACCTGTTGCGCGGCACCTGGGAACAGGTGCGGGCCCTCCAGTCCCGGCGCATCGCGCACCGCAGGCTGGTGGGTGACGCGATCCTGGTGGATCGTTCCGGCACGGTGATCCTCACGGATCTGCGCATCGGCGAGATCGCCGCCGGGGACCTGCTGCTGCGCATGGACGTCTCCCAGCTCCTCGTCACGCTCGGCCTGCGGGTGGGCGCCGAACGCGCGGTCGCCTCCGCGGTGGCCGTGCTCGGTCCCGACGCCGTGGCGGACTGCCTGCCGATGCTCCAGCCCATCGCCCTGAGCCGCTCCACGCGCGCGACGCTGCGCAGGCTGGCCCGGGAGCGGGCCCAGCGCGAGCGGGAGGCGGTCCTGGAGTCGTCCCGGCAGGCCAAGCTGGCCCGCGCGGAGGCCGCCGGCAGCGAGGGCACGACGCACACGCCCGTGCGGCTCGACAAGGCCGGGGAGACCAGCGAGACCGAGCAGGCCGAGAAGGCTGAGAAGGCCGCGAGGACTGAGCGGGCCGACAAGGCCGAGAAGAGCGACAAGAAGGCCGCACGCGCCGAGCAGCGGGCGGAGAAGCGTGCCGTGGACGAGGCGCTGGAGGAGGCGCGCGAGGAGGACCTGCTCACCCTGATCCGGCACGCGGTGCTGCGGATCAGGCCGCAGGCGCCCGTCGAGCCGGCCCGTCTGGAACGGGTGCGTCCGCGCACACTGATCAGCTTCATCGCCGGGGCCATCGGCGCCTACTTCCTGCTGACCCAGCTCACCCACATCGAGTTCGGGCCGCTGATCTCGAACGCCGAGTGGGGGTGGGTCGCCGCGGCCGTGCTGTTCTCTGCGGCGAGCTACCTGGCGGCGGCCATGGCCCTGCTGGGGTTCGTGCCGGAGCGGGTCCCGTTCATGCGGACCGTCGCCGCGCAGGTCGCCGGGTCGTTCGTGAAGATCGTCGCCCCGGCCGCGGTCGGCGGTGTCGCCCTGAACACCCGCTTCCTCCAGCGCGCCGGTGTGCGTCCGGGGCTCGCGGTGGCGAGTGTCGGCGCGTCGCAGCTGTTCGGACTCGGCTGCCACATCCTGATGCTGCTGGCCTTCGGCTATCTGACCGGCACCGAGAAGACGCCGTCGCTGTCGCCGTCCCGGACGGTGATCGCGGGTCTGCTGACCGTCGCGGTGCTGGTGCTCGTGGTGACCTCGGTGCCGTTCCTGAGGAAGTTCGTCGTCACCCGCGTGCGGTCGCTCTTCGCAGGCGTCGTGCCGCGCATGCTGGACGTGCTGCAGCGCCCGCAGAAGCTGATCACGGGCATCGGCGGCATGCTGCTCCTCACCGCCTGCTTCGTGATGTGCCTGGACGCCTCGATCCGGGCCTTCGGCGACGAGTCGACGTCGATCAGCCTGGCGAGCGTCGCGGTCGTCTTCCTCGCCGGCAACGCGCTGGGTTCCGCGGCGCCGACGCCCGGCGGTGTGGGGGCGGTGGAGGCGACCCTGACGGTCGGCCTGATCGCCGTCGGTCTGCCCAAGGAGGTCGCCGCACCCGCGGTGCTCCTGTACCGGCTGCTCACGCTGTGGCTGCCGGTCCTCCCCGGCTGGCTGGTCTTCAACCACCTGACGCGGAAAGAGGCTCTGTAG
- a CDS encoding MGMT family protein, with amino-acid sequence MSEQNLPDDVAPEYADALPEYAERVLEVTELIPPGRVMTYGDVAEYLEDGGPRQVGRVMSLYGGGVPWWRVVRADGALLAGHELEALARYREEGTPLKEASRAAEGHLPRLDLRRARWDGGERAQGHT; translated from the coding sequence ATGAGCGAGCAGAACCTTCCGGACGACGTCGCCCCGGAGTACGCGGACGCGCTGCCCGAGTACGCCGAGCGTGTCCTCGAGGTGACCGAACTGATCCCGCCGGGCCGCGTCATGACGTACGGGGATGTCGCCGAGTACCTGGAGGACGGGGGGCCGCGCCAGGTCGGGCGGGTGATGTCCCTGTACGGGGGAGGCGTGCCGTGGTGGCGCGTCGTCCGCGCGGACGGGGCCCTGCTCGCGGGCCACGAACTGGAGGCGCTCGCCCGCTACCGGGAGGAGGGCACTCCCTTGAAGGAGGCGAGCAGAGCCGCGGAAGGCCACCTGCCGCGCCTCGACCTGAGGCGGGCGCGGTGGGACGGCGGCGAACGCGCGCAGGGTCACACCTGA